The following proteins come from a genomic window of Miscanthus floridulus cultivar M001 chromosome 2, ASM1932011v1, whole genome shotgun sequence:
- the LOC136536189 gene encoding uncharacterized protein, translating to MTLAELMVELLAARRESAATRQEIACALDIMAQAIVGLARGGHGGHGGNGGGAHRPKGLSSYQDFLKTHPPTFAPSDEPLEAEHWLRTMEQKFWLLGVADEQKKFSTAFREFFSPVGVINQKVTEFLELRQGNRTVMEYVNKFNHLAQYAGSQVDTDDRKRECFFRGLAPLLQEKLYTVNYQTFGALMNTDIAIEGFQQQSQADWKRKWVVVGSSSHPHTQKI from the exons aTGACTCTCGCGGAGTTAATGGTGGAGCTGTTGGCTGCTCGTCGGGAGTCAGCTGCTACTCGCCAAGAAATAGCTTGTGCCCTAGACATTATGGCACAGGCTATCGTGGGCCTCGCCCGCGGAGGCCATGGGGGtcacggtgggaatgggggtggtgcccatcGTCCTAAGGGACTGTCCtcctaccaggacttcctcaagactcacccacccaccttcgccccatctgatgagcctctggaggcagagcactggcttcgcactatGGAACAGAAGTTTTGGCTCCtcggagtggccgacgagcagaag aagttctccaccgccttccgaGAGTTCTTTAGCCCTGttggtgtcatcaaccagaaggtgacgGAGTTCCTGGAGCTGCGCCAGGGGAACAGGACAGTGATggaatatgtaaacaagtttaatcacttggctcagtatgctggcagTCAGGTGGATACTGATGATAGGAAGAGGGAATGTTTCTTTCGTGGTCTAGCTCCCCTCCTTCAGGAAAAGCTCTACACGGTGAACTATCAAACCTTTGGGGCTTTGATGAACACTGACATTGCTATTGAGGGTTTTCAGCAGCAGTCGCAGGCTGATTGGAAGAGGAAGTGGGTGGTAGTTGGATCCTCTAGCCACCCCCACACACAGAAGATATAG